The Sorangiineae bacterium MSr11367 genome window below encodes:
- a CDS encoding benzoate-CoA ligase family protein, whose translation MNVSAILENNVVAGRANKIAVYHGNETWTYGVLVSWANRMGNALKQLDVRPNERVLLLLPDSAAFPICFFGATKVGAVPVPVNTMLTSSDYEYLLKDSDASVLIVHQTLYYLVEPIRANCKALKHVLVIGAKGRSIEGTLGWEDCLEAESTELETVERASHDMAFWLYSSGSTGKPKGVVHAHGGMFSTSEHSGKQILKIDQNDISLSSSKLFHAYGLGNSMSFPFAVGAATVLNPHLSLPDVLLDLIAKFKPTLLFAIPKIYLSLIELAEQGKAFDISSLRLCISSGEGLPADVYRRWSNFCEIELLDVLGSTELLHMFIANRQGLVKAGSSGRVVSGYQARVVDDKGDAVPTGEIGDLVVTGPSAALGYWNQPEASSKSFEGGWVVTGDKYHMDEEGYYWFRGRSNDVFKSNGIWISPIEVESVLDEHPSVKESAVVCVRDQSGLFRAKAHVVLRTGELGTEELVQTLRKFVKRRLPQRSPDYIDFVDALPKTATGKIQRYKLRGE comes from the coding sequence ATGAATGTAAGCGCCATCCTAGAGAACAATGTGGTGGCCGGACGCGCCAACAAGATTGCCGTGTATCATGGGAATGAAACCTGGACCTATGGGGTCTTGGTTTCGTGGGCCAACCGCATGGGAAATGCGCTGAAGCAGCTCGATGTACGACCTAACGAACGCGTTTTGCTGCTGTTGCCCGACAGTGCAGCATTTCCGATCTGCTTCTTTGGCGCGACCAAGGTAGGCGCCGTTCCTGTCCCCGTCAACACCATGCTGACGTCGAGCGACTACGAATATCTACTAAAAGACAGCGACGCCAGTGTTCTGATCGTCCATCAAACGCTCTATTATCTGGTTGAGCCGATTCGCGCGAACTGCAAAGCGCTGAAGCACGTGCTCGTGATAGGTGCCAAGGGCCGCTCCATCGAAGGCACTCTTGGCTGGGAGGACTGCTTGGAGGCGGAGTCCACCGAGCTGGAAACGGTGGAGCGCGCCAGCCATGATATGGCGTTCTGGTTGTACAGTTCCGGTTCCACGGGGAAGCCCAAGGGCGTCGTGCATGCGCACGGGGGCATGTTTTCCACGAGCGAGCATAGTGGGAAGCAGATTCTGAAAATTGATCAGAATGACATCTCCCTATCCAGCTCTAAGCTCTTTCACGCGTACGGACTGGGCAACAGTATGAGTTTTCCTTTCGCCGTGGGCGCGGCGACGGTATTGAACCCCCATCTGTCGCTGCCGGACGTATTGCTGGACTTGATCGCCAAGTTCAAGCCAACCCTGCTCTTCGCGATCCCGAAAATCTATCTGTCGTTAATCGAGCTCGCGGAACAAGGAAAAGCATTCGACATCAGCTCGCTGAGATTGTGTATCTCGTCCGGGGAAGGTTTGCCGGCGGACGTTTACCGTCGATGGTCGAATTTTTGCGAGATAGAGCTATTGGACGTACTGGGGTCCACGGAACTTTTGCACATGTTCATCGCGAATCGACAGGGGCTCGTCAAGGCGGGGTCCAGCGGCCGCGTCGTGTCTGGCTATCAGGCCAGGGTCGTCGATGACAAAGGGGATGCCGTACCAACCGGAGAAATAGGCGATCTGGTCGTTACCGGCCCGAGCGCGGCCCTGGGGTACTGGAATCAGCCCGAAGCCAGCAGCAAGAGCTTCGAAGGGGGCTGGGTCGTCACCGGCGACAAATACCATATGGACGAGGAAGGATATTACTGGTTCCGCGGGCGTTCGAACGACGTCTTCAAGTCCAACGGAATCTGGATTTCTCCCATCGAGGTGGAGAGCGTGCTCGACGAGCATCCTTCCGTGAAAGAGTCCGCGGTGGTCTGCGTTCGCGATCAAAGCGGATTGTTTCGCGCGAAGGCTCATGTCGTTCTGCGGACCGGTGAGCTCGGGACCGAGGAATTGGTCCAGACCTTGAGAAAATTCGTCAAACGGCGTCTGCCGCAAAGAAGCCCCGATTACATCGATTTCGTCGACGCCTTGCCGAAAACGGCAACCGGAAAGATTCAGCGATACAAGCTGCGCGGCGAGTGA
- a CDS encoding PfaD family polyunsaturated fatty acid/polyketide biosynthesis protein, translated as MATLERMPDPAETLTGNLGSATFRKDYGIKYAYLAGGMYRGIASSELVIALGKAGLMGFLGSAGLSQSRIAADIDSIQKALSDTQAYGVNLVCNLMDPATELETVKLYVKKGIKRLEASAFMQMTPALVWYRLQGLRRDIDRTVICDHKILGKISRPEVATAFMSPAPEHVVSRLLAERRITAEQAEMSKHVPMSDDICVEADSGGHTDQGVAMVLFPAIKRLSQVLLSQHGYKKAPRIGLAGGIGTPEAALAAFIMGADFILTGSINQCTVEAGISDAVKDMLQDINVQDTDYAPAGDMFELGARVQVLKKGVLFPTRANKLFMLYSHYNALEEIPETIQRQLQDKYFKKSFAEIWRETVEYFVSKGQQAIIDKANRNPKQKMALVFRWYFAYSARLAFAGNETDRVDYQVHTGPALGAFNQWVKGTELENWRTRHVDKIAEKLMRETAILLSQRLRAISHMDRH; from the coding sequence ATGGCAACTCTCGAACGCATGCCCGATCCAGCGGAAACACTTACCGGGAATCTCGGCAGTGCCACTTTCAGAAAAGATTACGGCATCAAGTACGCTTACCTGGCCGGGGGAATGTATCGAGGAATAGCTTCCAGCGAGCTGGTTATTGCTTTGGGCAAAGCCGGTCTAATGGGTTTTCTAGGCAGCGCGGGGCTCAGCCAGAGTCGAATTGCGGCCGATATCGACAGCATTCAAAAGGCACTTTCAGATACCCAGGCATATGGAGTCAATCTGGTCTGCAATCTGATGGATCCGGCGACAGAATTGGAGACAGTAAAGCTATATGTCAAGAAAGGCATCAAGCGACTCGAAGCTTCTGCCTTCATGCAAATGACGCCGGCGTTGGTCTGGTATCGTCTGCAAGGATTACGTCGCGATATCGATCGAACGGTTATTTGCGATCACAAGATCCTGGGCAAGATCTCCCGTCCCGAGGTCGCTACCGCGTTCATGAGTCCCGCGCCCGAGCATGTCGTGTCACGGTTGCTGGCGGAGCGACGAATCACCGCGGAGCAGGCAGAAATGTCCAAGCACGTTCCGATGAGTGATGACATCTGTGTGGAGGCCGATTCGGGTGGACACACGGACCAGGGCGTTGCCATGGTCCTATTCCCCGCCATCAAGAGGTTGAGTCAGGTGCTGCTGAGCCAACACGGATACAAGAAGGCACCGCGCATTGGCCTTGCAGGGGGCATTGGTACCCCCGAGGCGGCGCTGGCGGCATTCATCATGGGGGCAGACTTCATTCTCACTGGCTCGATCAACCAATGCACAGTGGAGGCGGGCATCAGCGACGCCGTGAAGGACATGCTGCAAGACATCAATGTCCAAGACACGGACTACGCTCCGGCCGGCGATATGTTCGAACTGGGCGCCAGGGTTCAAGTTCTGAAGAAGGGCGTTCTTTTCCCGACCAGGGCCAACAAGCTATTCATGCTTTATTCGCACTACAACGCGCTGGAAGAGATCCCGGAAACCATTCAACGACAACTGCAAGACAAGTATTTCAAGAAGAGCTTTGCCGAGATCTGGCGCGAGACCGTGGAATACTTCGTGAGCAAGGGGCAGCAGGCCATCATTGACAAGGCGAACCGCAACCCCAAGCAGAAGATGGCTCTCGTGTTTCGCTGGTATTTTGCTTACAGCGCCCGTTTGGCTTTTGCAGGCAACGAGACGGACAGGGTGGACTATCAAGTCCACACCGGGCCGGCCTTGGGCGCCTTCAATCAATGGGTGAAGGGAACCGAGCTAGAGAACTGGCGAACACGCCATGTGGACAAGATCGCCGAAAAGCTAATGCGAGAAACGGCCATTCTGTTGTCGCAGAGGTTGCGCGCGATTTCGCACATGGACCGGCATTGA
- a CDS encoding protein kinase, whose amino-acid sequence MQGISPQQREDELRSLVGQVVDERYRIIELLGAGGIGAVYEAEHLGLGRNVAIKFIDREYAQVDAVASRFTREARAVGRIRSDHIVSVHDTGSSNGRPYLVMELLRGEDLGCRLRRLGKLSIGETLDVAAQTLRGLADAHEAGIVHRDLKPDNVFLVSRGAGRSLVKIVDFGMSKMECTDHRVSFITRAGTVVGTPLYMSPEQAQAVADVDGRADLFSLGAILFECITGRPPHVGEGYERIILSICMNDAPDLRTLDASVSPEVARLVERALRRDRTRRFVSARQMLVAVTTLREYGGGAVEAAEPLGAKTLLAGGAAEPLLRALRAVEPVRDLPVHTVPIAATPSPLPSPEQVDAPSPPAAPRGRRAPVIIAGTLAVITGATITMLALPKLFSPATHDETSIDPTADAAVPSPVIVPEEPNP is encoded by the coding sequence GTGCAAGGCATTTCCCCCCAACAGCGGGAAGATGAGCTTCGCAGCCTCGTCGGCCAAGTGGTCGACGAGCGCTACCGCATCATCGAGCTTCTCGGCGCTGGAGGCATCGGCGCCGTCTATGAAGCCGAACATCTTGGCTTAGGGCGCAACGTCGCCATCAAATTCATCGACCGCGAATACGCGCAGGTCGATGCGGTCGCCAGTCGTTTCACGCGCGAAGCGCGCGCAGTGGGACGCATTCGGAGCGATCATATCGTCTCGGTGCACGACACCGGCTCGAGCAACGGCCGTCCCTACCTGGTGATGGAGCTGCTGCGCGGCGAGGATCTGGGTTGCCGCCTGCGCCGCCTCGGCAAGTTGTCGATAGGCGAGACGCTCGATGTTGCCGCGCAGACGCTGCGTGGCCTGGCCGACGCGCACGAGGCGGGCATCGTCCATCGCGATCTGAAGCCGGACAATGTCTTCTTGGTGTCGCGCGGGGCTGGCCGCAGCCTCGTGAAGATCGTCGACTTCGGCATGTCGAAGATGGAGTGCACCGACCATCGGGTCAGCTTCATCACGCGCGCGGGCACGGTGGTCGGCACGCCGTTGTACATGTCCCCGGAGCAGGCGCAGGCCGTGGCCGACGTGGATGGGCGGGCCGATTTATTTAGCCTGGGCGCCATTCTGTTCGAGTGCATCACGGGCCGCCCGCCGCACGTGGGGGAGGGCTACGAGCGGATCATTTTGTCGATCTGCATGAACGATGCGCCGGATTTGCGGACGCTCGATGCAAGCGTATCCCCCGAGGTGGCGCGCTTGGTCGAGCGGGCGTTGCGCCGCGATCGCACGCGCCGCTTCGTGTCCGCGCGGCAGATGCTCGTCGCGGTGACGACGCTGCGCGAGTACGGCGGCGGTGCCGTGGAGGCCGCCGAGCCGCTCGGGGCGAAGACGCTTCTCGCGGGCGGTGCCGCGGAGCCTCTGTTGCGCGCCCTGCGGGCGGTGGAGCCGGTGCGGGACCTTCCGGTCCACACCGTACCGATAGCCGCCACGCCGTCCCCGTTGCCCTCCCCGGAACAAGTGGACGCTCCGTCGCCGCCCGCGGCGCCCCGCGGGCGCAGGGCGCCGGTCATCATCGCGGGCACCCTCGCCGTGATAACGGGCGCCACCATCACGATGTTGGCCCTGCCCAAACTTTTCTCCCCGGCCACCCACGACGAAACGAGCATCGATCCCACCGCAGACGCCGCGGTGCCGAGCCCGGTCATCGTCCCCGAGGAACCGAATCCGTAG
- the rpsT gene encoding 30S ribosomal protein S20 has protein sequence MANHPSAEKRNRQRVKRTNRNRSVKSAVRSLVKRVRTEVTAKNQEGAKSALALAIQAIDKAAGKRVFHFKAASRTVARLSAAVHKLTTGA, from the coding sequence GTGGCCAATCATCCCTCCGCAGAAAAGCGCAATCGCCAGCGCGTCAAGCGCACGAACCGTAACCGTTCCGTGAAGAGCGCCGTGCGCTCCCTCGTGAAGCGCGTCCGCACCGAGGTTACGGCGAAGAATCAGGAAGGGGCGAAGTCGGCCCTTGCTCTTGCGATCCAGGCGATCGACAAGGCCGCCGGCAAGCGCGTCTTTCACTTCAAGGCAGCATCGCGCACCGTCGCGCGTCTCTCCGCCGCCGTCCACAAGCTCACGACCGGCGCCTGA
- a CDS encoding PrsW family intramembrane metalloprotease gives MVFSFLRWFLPAVLPAVLLVVGVYHTDEEKEPIWLVSLVFILGAIFGGVAFYIEARAAAWTGLDIRASVSGEAGALLFLFAVVAPVREAAKVSATWAAFRTRHFDEPYDGLVYASAAALGFTVVENALLLRAHPTGGIWLARAALALPAHLFFACAWGYALGRSRQLKTPGALFPVTWVGSVAAHGLYIHFVYGRGPGALIATVPLLIGMAGVAWIGARDLRRRSNEGPVSSGPGSSDLGPRISFMPLEALSQPPSLRAVREALRRSEQPVKYRWIAYGALVTLGAMLVGLVLSILFGNWANVDFSLVDEHTVSTTAPVALLGAGLLGAFPVSGYLVARASNARTLLEPALATALALLATLLVLGLAAPVALVFALAFSPIAWGLACAGAWVGRGAKA, from the coding sequence GTGGTTTTCTCGTTCTTGAGATGGTTCCTCCCCGCGGTGTTGCCCGCGGTGCTCTTGGTGGTCGGCGTCTACCACACCGACGAAGAGAAGGAGCCCATCTGGCTGGTGAGCCTGGTGTTCATCCTGGGCGCCATCTTTGGCGGCGTGGCCTTCTACATCGAGGCGAGGGCCGCCGCCTGGACGGGGCTGGACATCCGCGCCTCGGTGTCGGGCGAGGCGGGCGCGCTCCTCTTTTTGTTCGCCGTGGTGGCGCCCGTCCGCGAGGCGGCCAAGGTGTCCGCGACATGGGCGGCGTTTCGAACGCGTCACTTCGACGAGCCGTACGACGGCCTGGTCTATGCGAGCGCAGCGGCCCTGGGGTTCACCGTCGTGGAAAATGCGCTGCTCTTGCGCGCGCACCCCACGGGGGGCATCTGGCTCGCGCGTGCGGCGTTGGCGCTTCCGGCGCACCTCTTTTTCGCGTGCGCGTGGGGCTATGCGCTCGGGCGCTCGCGGCAGCTGAAAACACCGGGCGCGCTCTTTCCGGTGACCTGGGTGGGCTCCGTGGCGGCGCACGGGTTGTACATCCATTTCGTGTACGGCCGCGGGCCGGGCGCCCTCATTGCGACGGTGCCACTGCTGATCGGCATGGCCGGCGTCGCATGGATCGGCGCGCGCGATTTGCGGCGGCGCAGCAATGAGGGGCCGGTGTCGTCGGGGCCGGGCTCGAGCGACCTCGGTCCGCGCATCTCGTTCATGCCGCTGGAGGCCCTGTCGCAGCCGCCGAGCCTTCGCGCCGTGCGGGAGGCCCTGCGACGGAGCGAGCAGCCGGTGAAGTACCGGTGGATTGCCTATGGGGCGCTGGTGACGCTGGGGGCCATGCTGGTGGGCCTCGTTCTGTCGATCCTGTTCGGCAACTGGGCCAACGTGGACTTCTCGCTGGTCGACGAGCACACGGTGTCCACGACGGCGCCGGTGGCGCTGCTGGGGGCCGGGCTTCTGGGGGCGTTTCCGGTGAGCGGGTACCTGGTGGCGCGCGCCTCGAACGCGCGGACACTGCTCGAGCCCGCTTTGGCGACCGCGCTGGCGCTGCTGGCGACCCTGCTGGTGCTCGGCTTGGCTGCACCGGTGGCGCTGGTGTTCGCGCTGGCCTTTTCGCCCATTGCCTGGGGTCTAGCGTGCGCGGGCGCTTGGGTGGGGCGCGGCGCGAAGGCTTGA
- the mtnC gene encoding acireductone synthase — protein sequence MAPPPQVVLLDIEGTTTDISFVHDVLFPLSRRALPEYIAEHWNDDEVLRAREATGANDMAGLIDHLTAWIDADRKEPTLKAIQGKIWRGAFESGQVKSHVYPDVPAAFERWKARGIRIAIFSSGSIEAQELLFRHSEHGDLTGFLSGYFDPTTAGPKREVSAYEAIVRALGTNEVAFLSDVSTELEAARAAGLSTWQLVRPGIADDAASTHAKVRSFALDELGF from the coding sequence ATGGCTCCGCCGCCGCAGGTCGTGCTTCTCGATATCGAGGGAACGACGACGGACATCTCCTTCGTCCACGACGTCCTCTTCCCGCTCTCGCGCCGCGCCTTGCCCGAGTACATCGCCGAGCATTGGAACGACGACGAGGTGCTCCGTGCGCGCGAGGCGACCGGCGCGAATGACATGGCGGGGCTGATCGACCATCTGACGGCGTGGATCGATGCCGATCGGAAAGAGCCCACGCTCAAGGCCATCCAGGGGAAAATCTGGCGCGGCGCGTTCGAGTCGGGCCAGGTGAAGAGCCACGTGTACCCCGACGTGCCCGCAGCCTTCGAGCGGTGGAAGGCGCGCGGGATCCGCATCGCGATTTTTAGCTCCGGATCGATCGAGGCGCAGGAGCTCCTGTTTCGTCATTCGGAGCACGGCGATCTCACCGGCTTTCTCAGCGGCTACTTCGATCCAACGACGGCGGGGCCCAAGCGCGAGGTGAGCGCGTACGAGGCCATCGTGCGCGCGCTGGGGACGAACGAGGTGGCGTTTCTCTCCGACGTGAGCACCGAGCTGGAGGCCGCTCGCGCGGCCGGGCTTTCCACGTGGCAGCTCGTCAGGCCGGGCATCGCCGACGATGCGGCGAGCACGCACGCCAAAGTTCGCAGCTTCGCCCTCGACGAACTCGGTTTCTGA
- a CDS encoding acireductone dioxygenase — MSRLRVYRDDTRPDVFDEYSTFESIRDAAAEAKIRFERWDASRVLAEDASQEDILTAYADSIRKLEHDCGFGTADVVSVKPTTPNHSEMRKKFLDEHTHSEDEARFFVEGSGLFCIHYERAVYALECTKGDLINVVAGTRHWFDMGPEPRFTAIRLFTDPKGWVANFTGTDVAGRFPRYQRA, encoded by the coding sequence ATGAGCCGTTTGCGCGTTTACCGAGACGATACCCGCCCCGACGTTTTCGACGAGTATTCCACCTTCGAATCGATCCGCGATGCCGCGGCCGAGGCCAAGATTCGCTTCGAGCGGTGGGACGCGTCGCGCGTTCTTGCCGAGGATGCTTCGCAGGAGGACATCCTCACGGCGTATGCCGACTCCATTCGCAAACTGGAGCACGACTGCGGATTCGGCACCGCCGACGTCGTTTCGGTGAAGCCCACGACGCCGAACCACTCCGAAATGCGCAAGAAGTTCCTCGACGAGCACACCCACTCCGAGGACGAGGCGCGCTTTTTCGTCGAGGGCTCCGGGCTCTTTTGCATCCACTACGAACGCGCCGTTTACGCGCTCGAGTGCACCAAAGGTGACCTCATCAACGTCGTCGCCGGCACGCGCCATTGGTTCGACATGGGGCCCGAGCCGCGCTTCACCGCGATTCGCCTCTTCACCGACCCCAAAGGCTGGGTGGCCAACTTCACCGGCACCGACGTTGCGGGCCGCTTTCCTCGTTACCAGAGGGCCTGA
- a CDS encoding methylthioribulose 1-phosphate dehydratase encodes MSTSTPSHHASKAAAANLEAAATALVAVGRDFYGRGWALATGGNFSTRLGEGSMMITASGREKGALTPQDMVVLDLDGHAIPPPSVGSNGSRARPSAEAKLHARLYSRIPEIGAVLHVHSPCATVLSRLDAAQGVLEISGYEMLKALSDVRTHEHKERVPIFHNSQNMDDLAREVDAWMDAFGTESIHGYLVAGHGLYAWGRHMDEARRHVEAFEFLFDCTLRSRACQPIAVA; translated from the coding sequence ATGAGCACCTCCACGCCCTCCCACCATGCCTCGAAGGCCGCTGCCGCCAACCTCGAAGCCGCTGCCACCGCGCTGGTCGCCGTTGGGCGCGACTTCTACGGTCGCGGTTGGGCGCTTGCCACCGGCGGCAATTTCTCGACGCGCTTGGGCGAGGGCTCGATGATGATCACCGCTTCGGGCCGGGAAAAAGGTGCCCTCACGCCGCAGGACATGGTCGTTCTCGATCTGGACGGCCACGCGATCCCGCCGCCTTCGGTGGGCTCCAACGGCAGCCGGGCGCGTCCCAGCGCCGAGGCCAAGCTGCATGCGCGCCTGTACTCGCGCATCCCGGAAATCGGCGCCGTGTTGCACGTGCATTCGCCGTGCGCCACCGTGCTCTCGCGGCTCGATGCCGCGCAGGGCGTGCTCGAGATCAGCGGGTACGAAATGTTGAAAGCGCTATCCGACGTGCGCACGCACGAACACAAGGAGCGCGTGCCGATCTTCCACAATTCGCAGAACATGGACGATCTCGCTCGTGAGGTCGACGCATGGATGGACGCATTCGGGACCGAGTCGATCCACGGTTACCTCGTGGCGGGGCACGGCCTCTATGCGTGGGGGCGTCATATGGACGAGGCCCGGCGTCATGTCGAAGCCTTCGAGTTTCTCTTCGATTGCACCCTTCGCTCTCGCGCCTGTCAGCCCATCGCAGTTGCCTGA